One genomic window of endosymbiont of Galathealinum brachiosum includes the following:
- the leuC gene encoding 3-isopropylmalate dehydratase large subunit, with protein MPGKTLYEKLFNSHVVRSEEDGTALLYIDRHLVHEVTSPQAFEGLRLANRKPWRADAALAVPDHNVPTVAAERAKGITDAVARIQVDTLEKNTTEFGITQFAMNDIRQGIVHVIGPEQGATLPGMTLVCGDSHTATHGAFGSMAFGIGTSEVEHVLATQCLLQKKMQNMRINVEGKLGAGVTAKDIVLAVIGEIGTAGGTGYAMEFAGSAIRDLSMDGRMTICNMAIEAGARVGLVAVDQTTIDYVEGRPYSPEGDNWDLAVAAWFDLHSDEDAVFDEEITLDAASIKPQVTWGTSPEMVVSVDMDVPDPANESDTVKSDGMQKALEYMGLDAGTPMDKINIDKVFIGSCTNSRLQDLQEAADIIKGRKVADNVKLAMIVPGSGLIKQQAEKAGLDKIFLDAGFEWREPGCSMCLAMNADKLEAGERCASTSNRNFEGRQGSGGRTHLVGPAMAAAAAIAGHFVDVRNF; from the coding sequence ATGCCCGGTAAGACATTATACGAAAAATTATTTAATTCTCATGTGGTACGGTCTGAAGAAGACGGTACTGCATTACTTTATATAGACCGTCATTTAGTGCATGAAGTGACATCACCTCAGGCTTTTGAAGGTTTAAGATTAGCTAATCGTAAGCCATGGCGTGCAGACGCTGCATTGGCGGTACCTGATCATAATGTACCAACCGTCGCGGCTGAGCGAGCGAAAGGTATCACGGATGCGGTTGCTCGTATTCAGGTTGATACACTGGAAAAAAACACCACTGAATTTGGTATTACCCAGTTTGCAATGAATGATATACGTCAGGGTATTGTGCATGTCATTGGCCCGGAGCAGGGTGCAACCTTGCCGGGTATGACGCTTGTTTGTGGTGATTCGCATACCGCTACCCATGGTGCTTTTGGATCTATGGCTTTTGGAATCGGTACTTCAGAAGTTGAGCATGTATTGGCTACCCAGTGTTTGTTGCAGAAAAAAATGCAAAATATGCGTATCAATGTTGAAGGTAAGTTAGGCGCAGGCGTAACGGCTAAAGATATTGTGCTGGCAGTCATTGGTGAAATTGGCACTGCAGGTGGTACAGGTTATGCCATGGAATTTGCCGGTTCTGCTATTCGTGACCTTTCAATGGATGGGCGAATGACCATCTGTAATATGGCGATTGAAGCCGGTGCTCGAGTTGGCCTTGTGGCGGTTGATCAGACAACGATTGATTATGTTGAAGGACGCCCTTATTCGCCTGAAGGTGATAACTGGGATCTGGCCGTTGCTGCCTGGTTTGATTTACACAGTGATGAAGATGCTGTTTTTGATGAAGAAATCACACTGGACGCTGCATCTATAAAACCTCAGGTTACCTGGGGAACCTCTCCGGAAATGGTGGTATCTGTAGATATGGATGTGCCAGATCCTGCGAATGAATCGGATACAGTTAAGTCTGACGGTATGCAGAAAGCACTGGAATATATGGGGCTGGATGCGGGTACACCGATGGATAAAATAAATATCGATAAGGTGTTTATCGGATCCTGCACGAATTCGCGTCTGCAAGACTTGCAGGAAGCAGCGGATATTATCAAGGGTCGTAAGGTCGCAGATAATGTAAAACTGGCAATGATTGTTCCTGGTTCGGGATTAATAAAACAGCAGGCAGAGAAAGCCGGACTGGATAAAATTTTTCTTGATGCGGGTTTTGAATGGCGTGAACCGGGTTGTTCAATGTGCCTGGCAATGAATGCGGATAAACTTGAAGCGGGTGAACGTTGTGCATCCACTTCTAATAGAAATTTTGAAGGCCGTCAGGGTTCCGGTGGGCGTACTCATCTGGTTGGTCCGGCGATGGCCGCTGCTGCTGCAATTGCAGGGCATTTTGTAGATGTAAGAAACTTTTAA
- a CDS encoding MFS transporter, producing the protein MTSSQMPYWRLSGFYWVYFASLGVVVPYWSLYLNSLGFDARSIGELMAILMATKIVAPYLWSWIADHTGHCMKIIRVASICSTIAFLGVFLDSSFWWLVIVMLLFSFFWNATLPQFEANTMNHLGEHTHKYSVVRLWGSMGFVVSVIVIGVLLDEFGYQLVPVSVFILYVLIVVFSFLVKDAPCTSTHIEQGSILKVLKQPHVMALLLICFLMQMSHGPYYTFYSIYLKQFGYSSSALGWLWALGVIAEIILFMFMHKLMPKYRPRSLMIIALALTTLRWLLIGAYVEDFLIVIFAQCLHAASFGLYHAVAIELFHRNFKGKLQGRGQALYSAISFGAGGAVGTLLSGAYWDAYSPQVIFSAAAMASLLALFVVVKMNRLERVI; encoded by the coding sequence ATGACTTCTAGTCAAATGCCTTACTGGCGTCTCTCTGGTTTTTACTGGGTTTACTTCGCTTCACTTGGCGTAGTGGTACCTTACTGGAGCCTGTATTTAAATTCATTAGGCTTTGATGCCCGATCTATTGGTGAGTTAATGGCCATACTCATGGCCACAAAAATTGTAGCACCTTATTTATGGAGCTGGATAGCTGATCATACAGGGCACTGTATGAAAATTATCCGTGTTGCCAGTATCTGTTCAACCATTGCATTTTTAGGTGTGTTTTTAGACTCGAGTTTCTGGTGGCTCGTTATTGTGATGTTGCTATTCAGCTTTTTCTGGAATGCAACGCTGCCGCAGTTTGAAGCTAACACCATGAATCACTTAGGCGAACATACACATAAATATAGTGTGGTGCGTTTATGGGGTTCCATGGGTTTTGTGGTCTCGGTAATCGTCATTGGCGTGCTGTTAGATGAATTTGGTTATCAGTTAGTGCCCGTCTCTGTTTTTATTCTTTATGTATTAATTGTTGTATTTAGTTTTCTTGTGAAGGATGCACCCTGTACATCAACGCATATTGAGCAGGGATCAATATTAAAAGTATTAAAGCAACCTCATGTAATGGCATTGTTATTGATCTGCTTTTTAATGCAGATGAGTCACGGGCCTTATTACACATTTTATTCTATTTATTTAAAACAGTTTGGTTACAGCAGTTCAGCATTGGGCTGGTTATGGGCATTGGGTGTAATAGCTGAAATTATTCTGTTTATGTTTATGCATAAATTAATGCCGAAATACAGGCCAAGATCATTAATGATAATAGCGCTGGCCTTAACAACATTACGCTGGTTATTAATAGGTGCATACGTAGAAGATTTTTTAATTGTTATTTTTGCTCAGTGTTTACATGCAGCCAGTTTTGGTTTGTATCATGCGGTGGCTATAGAATTATTTCATCGTAATTTTAAGGGCAAGTTGCAGGGGAGGGGGCAGGCTCTGTATTCAGCAATTAGTTTTGGTGCCGGAGGTGCTGTAGGAACCTTGTTGAGCGGTGCTTACTGGGATGCTTATTCGCCACAGGTTATTTTCAGTGCGGCTGCAATGGCTTCCTTACTGGCATTATTCGTCGTAGTTAAAATGAATCGTTTAGAGAGGGTTATTTAA
- a CDS encoding peptidylprolyl isomerase, with protein sequence MNISADKAITINYTLKDNEGKLIDESKDSSFIYLHGHHNIIPGLESALNDKTKGDTFDLVLEPKDAYGEYNPAITQVINSSAFGDEKVEVGMQFHAEGDDGQPVLITVSEINGDDVTIDGNPPLAGVTLNYSVEVMDVRDATEEELSHGHIHAHGESCGHNH encoded by the coding sequence ATGAATATATCTGCCGACAAAGCCATTACGATCAATTACACCCTGAAAGATAATGAAGGTAAATTAATTGATGAATCAAAAGATTCAAGTTTTATCTATTTACACGGACATCACAATATCATTCCAGGGCTGGAATCTGCATTAAACGATAAAACAAAAGGTGATACTTTTGACTTAGTGCTGGAACCTAAGGATGCATATGGTGAATACAACCCGGCTATCACTCAGGTAATCAATAGCAGCGCATTTGGCGATGAAAAAGTTGAAGTCGGTATGCAGTTTCATGCAGAAGGCGATGACGGCCAACCTGTATTAATTACCGTTAGTGAAATAAATGGCGATGATGTAACAATTGACGGCAACCCACCTTTAGCTGGCGTGACATTGAACTATTCTGTGGAAGTTATGGATGTACGTGATGCCACTGAAGAAGAGCTAAGTCATGGGCACATACATGCTCATGGTGAAAGTTGCGGACATAATCACTAA
- a CDS encoding LysR family transcriptional regulator: MDIQNLSAFITVSEKQSFSKAAELLFITQPAVSKRIAALETELNTRLFDRIGRQVQLTEAGRALLPSALRILAELEESKRAIGNLNEKVSGKLSIATSHHIGLHRLPPVLRAYTRKYPDVDLDLQFMDSEEACNCVLKGEVDLAIATLPEQDWPKLQSQIIWRDPLDVVISTQHPQASSPRIDVSSLSKIPAILPSQNTFTRELLENALGLNHQNLNIAMETNYLETIKMMVSIGLGWSVLPVSMVTSDIAIMHIKGIEFERLLGVVSHQHRTLSNAAKMLMLELHSASKNQS, from the coding sequence ATGGATATTCAAAATCTTTCAGCCTTTATAACCGTCAGCGAAAAACAGTCGTTTTCAAAAGCGGCCGAACTACTCTTTATTACACAACCAGCTGTTAGTAAACGGATTGCCGCTCTGGAAACAGAACTCAATACACGTCTGTTCGATCGCATCGGCAGACAGGTACAACTCACCGAAGCAGGGCGGGCATTGCTACCAAGTGCATTGCGTATTTTAGCTGAATTGGAAGAAAGTAAACGCGCCATTGGTAATTTAAATGAAAAAGTGAGCGGCAAACTCAGCATCGCGACAAGTCACCATATTGGCTTGCACCGACTTCCTCCGGTGTTGCGAGCATATACCAGAAAATATCCTGATGTTGATCTGGATCTTCAGTTTATGGACTCGGAAGAAGCCTGCAACTGTGTTCTGAAAGGCGAGGTAGATCTTGCCATTGCCACTTTGCCAGAGCAGGACTGGCCCAAACTGCAAAGCCAGATTATCTGGCGCGACCCTCTGGATGTCGTGATTAGCACGCAACATCCGCAAGCCAGTTCACCACGGATCGATGTTTCCAGCTTAAGTAAAATCCCTGCTATTCTGCCTTCTCAAAACACCTTCACACGTGAATTGCTTGAAAATGCTCTGGGACTGAATCATCAAAATTTAAATATTGCCATGGAAACGAATTATCTGGAAACCATAAAGATGATGGTATCAATCGGCCTTGGATGGAGCGTATTGCCGGTATCGATGGTTACCAGCGACATAGCTATTATGCATATAAAAGGGATTGAGTTTGAAAGGTTACTGGGGGTTGTCAGTCATCAGCATCGAACCTTATCTAATGCCGCTAAAATGCTAATGTTAGAACTTCATAGCGCCTCAAAAAACCAGTCATGA
- a CDS encoding histidinol phosphate phosphatase, producing MPSQKQINEFSSFAHKVADAVGEIHRKYYRQPVSTEYKDDSSPVTQVDKESEALMREMVMKRFPEHGILGEEYPPHQPDAEFVWVIDPVDGTKYFMTGHPTFALLLGLAYQGEFILGVIDQAISRERWIGADGAGTYLNGELIHTRKCASIDKAIIARAGFEWHTEGRDHYIDKVWKATHWAQWGVAPYDYGLLAAGHLDVVITAGPLVHDYAALGPIINNAGGLVTDWFGNKLTLNSPNHVIATGNPKLMQELISILNFPADG from the coding sequence ATGCCATCACAGAAACAGATTAACGAATTCTCCAGTTTTGCTCACAAGGTTGCTGATGCAGTAGGTGAAATTCACCGTAAGTATTATCGTCAGCCAGTTTCAACGGAATACAAGGACGATAGCAGCCCTGTCACTCAGGTAGATAAAGAGTCTGAGGCGTTAATGCGTGAAATGGTCATGAAGCGCTTTCCCGAGCATGGCATTCTGGGAGAGGAGTATCCGCCGCACCAGCCAGATGCAGAGTTTGTCTGGGTGATTGATCCGGTTGATGGCACCAAGTATTTTATGACCGGACATCCTACCTTTGCCCTGTTATTAGGTCTGGCTTATCAGGGGGAGTTTATTTTGGGCGTAATTGATCAGGCGATCTCCCGGGAGCGCTGGATCGGGGCTGATGGCGCAGGAACCTATCTGAATGGTGAGCTCATTCATACACGTAAGTGTGCTTCTATCGATAAAGCGATTATTGCTCGCGCGGGTTTTGAGTGGCATACAGAGGGGCGTGATCATTATATTGATAAAGTCTGGAAAGCGACTCATTGGGCGCAGTGGGGTGTGGCACCATATGATTATGGTTTGTTAGCCGCGGGGCATCTCGATGTTGTGATTACAGCGGGGCCTCTGGTTCATGATTATGCTGCACTTGGGCCAATTATCAATAATGCCGGTGGATTGGTGACAGACTGGTTTGGTAATAAACTGACGCTCAATTCACCTAATCATGTGATTGCCACGGGCAATCCGAAATTGATGCAGGAACTTATTTCGATACTGAATTTTCCGGCTGATGGGTAA